A stretch of the Sulfurimonas sp. HSL3-1 genome encodes the following:
- a CDS encoding pyridoxine 5'-phosphate synthase gives MQLGVNIDHIAVLREARRINDPDPLMALALCAQNGADQITIHLREDRRHIHDEDAQKIIASSPLPVNLECSINQSIIDIVCELRPHRATLVPENREEVTTEGGLDVIGQSTAVSDAIDQLHDAGIPVSLFVDPSAHIMEQSKALEAEMVELHTGTYANIYAMLHSALPYTRHSIPDLELPRDDLQRRLEAAVDALRQSAEHAHSIGLEIAAGHGLNYHNVQAIRAIAEITELNIGQSIVARSVFSGLAAAVRDMKALLVR, from the coding sequence ATCCAGCTCGGCGTCAATATCGACCATATCGCCGTACTGCGCGAAGCGCGCCGCATCAATGATCCCGACCCGCTGATGGCCCTCGCCCTCTGTGCGCAGAACGGCGCGGACCAGATCACCATCCACCTCCGCGAAGACCGCCGCCACATTCACGACGAGGACGCCCAGAAGATCATCGCCTCCTCGCCGCTGCCGGTCAACCTGGAGTGCTCCATCAACCAGTCGATCATCGACATCGTCTGCGAACTCCGTCCCCACCGCGCCACGCTTGTGCCGGAAAACCGCGAAGAGGTGACCACCGAAGGCGGGCTTGACGTCATCGGCCAAAGCACCGCCGTCTCCGATGCGATCGACCAGCTTCACGATGCCGGGATCCCCGTATCGCTCTTCGTCGATCCCTCCGCGCACATTATGGAACAGTCCAAAGCCCTGGAAGCGGAAATGGTGGAACTCCACACGGGAACCTACGCCAATATCTATGCGATGCTTCACTCCGCCCTCCCCTATACCCGCCACAGCATCCCCGACCTCGAACTGCCGCGCGACGACCTGCAGCGCCGCCTCGAAGCCGCCGTCGACGCCCTGCGCCAGAGCGCGGAACACGCCCATTCCATCGGCCTCGAAATCGCCGCGGGCCACGGACTCAACTACCACAACGTACAGGCCATCAGGGCCATTGCAGAGATCACGGAGCTCAATATCGGCCAGAGCATTGTCGCACGCTCCGTCTTCTCCGGGC